One window of Chryseobacterium sp. JJR-5R genomic DNA carries:
- a CDS encoding MFS transporter: MNKKIIPRLSFWQIWNMNVGFFGIQYSFGLQQTAVNPLYSFLGAHADQLPILNLAGPVTGLLIQPLIGAISDKTWSVKWGRRKPFFLLGAVFCSLALFVFPFSSSIWMAVGLLWILDAANNTAMEPYRAFIGDKLPEEQQTYGFQMQSLFVGGGITLANLSLFIFQKYFGGTSESGGIPAWVYYSFFLGSFCSIASVAWSVYKTPEIPPTEEELTRLKAEKENDTFLTPFADIAEAIIRMPKILWQLALVYLFQWYALFCYWQFVTPMIRQTLYHVSESDEAKAKNILEISKAGSGNPADLEWARNILRLVETAVGQTGLMNGFYNFITMVSALLLIPLALKYSTKNVYAFCLLATGMSLLILPFIQNEYLILLPMVLFGIGWAAMMGLPYSMVSPSIPPHKRGVYMGVINMMIVIPMLIQTVSFGFIYNHFLDNNPVNAIILAGILFLLASCSVVLIKTRKMSEFSR; the protein is encoded by the coding sequence ATGAATAAAAAAATAATCCCCAGACTCAGCTTTTGGCAGATTTGGAACATGAATGTGGGGTTTTTCGGGATCCAGTACAGTTTCGGGCTTCAGCAGACCGCGGTTAATCCGCTGTATTCTTTCCTGGGTGCCCATGCAGACCAGCTGCCTATTCTCAATCTGGCCGGGCCGGTTACAGGTTTGCTGATCCAGCCGCTGATCGGGGCCATCAGTGATAAGACATGGAGTGTAAAGTGGGGACGCCGGAAACCGTTCTTTCTGCTCGGGGCCGTATTCTGCAGTTTGGCACTGTTTGTTTTCCCGTTCAGCTCTTCCATCTGGATGGCAGTCGGGCTTTTGTGGATTTTAGATGCTGCCAACAATACGGCAATGGAGCCTTACAGGGCCTTTATCGGGGACAAGCTTCCTGAAGAACAGCAGACTTACGGGTTCCAGATGCAGAGCCTTTTTGTGGGCGGCGGGATTACGCTGGCCAATCTCTCCCTGTTTATTTTCCAGAAATATTTCGGCGGAACGTCAGAATCGGGAGGTATTCCTGCGTGGGTTTACTATTCGTTCTTCTTAGGTTCCTTCTGCTCAATTGCCTCTGTGGCCTGGTCGGTTTACAAGACACCGGAAATTCCGCCAACGGAAGAAGAGCTCACCAGGCTGAAGGCTGAAAAGGAAAACGATACGTTTCTCACGCCGTTCGCAGATATTGCCGAAGCCATTATCAGGATGCCGAAAATACTCTGGCAGCTGGCGTTGGTCTATTTATTCCAGTGGTACGCGCTGTTCTGTTACTGGCAGTTCGTAACCCCGATGATCAGGCAGACGTTATACCATGTTTCTGAAAGTGATGAGGCAAAAGCCAAAAACATTCTTGAAATTTCAAAGGCGGGGTCAGGAAATCCGGCTGACCTGGAATGGGCAAGGAACATCCTCCGCCTGGTAGAAACTGCAGTAGGGCAGACGGGGCTGATGAACGGGTTCTATAATTTCATTACCATGGTTTCCGCCCTGCTCCTGATTCCGCTGGCACTGAAATATTCCACAAAAAATGTCTATGCCTTCTGTCTTCTGGCCACCGGCATGTCTTTGCTGATCCTGCCTTTTATCCAGAATGAATATCTGATCCTGCTGCCGATGGTACTTTTCGGAATCGGCTGGGCTGCGATGATGGGACTGCCTTATTCCATGGTATCTCCGTCAATACCCCCGCACAAGAGGGGCGTGTATATGGGCGTGATCAATATGATGATTGTGATTCCGATGCTGATTCAGACGGTTTCCTTTGGCTTTATCTATAACCATTTTCTGGACAATAATCCGGTAAATGCCATAATCCTGGCCGGAATCCTGTTTTTACTGGCCTCATGTTCTGTTGTTTTAATTAAAACCCGGAAAATGTCTGAGTTCAGCAGATAA